A single genomic interval of Piliocolobus tephrosceles isolate RC106 chromosome 7, ASM277652v3, whole genome shotgun sequence harbors:
- the TM2D2 gene encoding TM2 domain-containing protein 2 — translation MVLGGCPVSYLLLCGQAALLLGNLLLLHCVSRSHSQNATAEPELTSAGAAHPEGPGGAANWEYGDPHSPVILCSYLPDEFIECEDPVDHVGNATASQELGYGCLKFGGQAYSDVEHTSVQCHALDGIECASPRTFLRENKPCIKYTGHYFITTLLYSFFLGCFGVDRFCLGHTGTAVGKLLTLGGLGIWWFVDLILLITGGLMPSDGSNWCTVY, via the exons ATGGTGCTAGGTGGTTGCCCGGTTAGTTACTTACTTCTGTGCGGCCAGGCGGCTTTGCTGCTGGGGAATTTACTTCTGCTGCATTGTGTGTCTCGGAGCCACTCGCAAAATGCGACCGCTGAGCCTGAGCTCACATCCGCTGGCGCCGCTCACCCGGAGGGCCCCGGGGGTGCTGCGAACTGGGAATATGGCGACCCCCACTCTCCGGTCATCCTCTGCTCTTACCT ACCTGATGAATTTATAGAATGTGAAGACCCAGTGGATCATGTTGGAAATGCAACTGCATCCCAGGAACTTGGTTATGGTTGTCTCAAG TTTGGCGGTCAGGCCTACAGCGACGTGGAACACACTTCAGTCCAGTGCCATGCCTTAGATGGAATTGAGTGTGCCAGTCCTAGGACCTTCCTACGAGAAAATAAACCTTGTATAAA GTATACCGGACACTACTTCATAACCACTTTACTCTACTCCTTCTTCCTGGGATGTTTTGGCGTGGATCGATTCTGTTTGGGACACACTGGCACTGCAGTAGGGAAGCTGTTGACACTTGGAGGACTTGGGATTTGGTGGTTTGTTGACCTTATTTTGCTAATTACTGGAGGGCTGATGCCAAGTGATGGCAGCAACTGGTGCACTGTTTACTAA